In Rhizobium sp. CIAT894, the genomic window CAAGCCAGGAGGCAAGTCCCGTCGGCTGGCTGGAGGCGACCACGATCTGGCCGTTGAACGAGGGGTCGCCCTGAAGCAGCAGCTTGCCCTTGCCTTCCACCTGTGTACGCCCCGGCAGCGTCCCGGTAGCGCTGTCGATCATCCAGCCGGTGCCGGCCGGCTCCAGCTCCAGCTGCACGTCGCGCAGCGTCGTATCGCCGGCGACGATCGCCGGCAGCTTGACACTCGCTTTGCCCGGCACCTGCGGGATCGGCACCTGCCCGATGACATCGATCAGCGAGCTCAGCCGCTGGCGCGCCGAAACTGCCGCATCGCGCGTCGTCTTGCCGGACGCGCCCTGATTGCCGATGCGGTTGACGTCGATCTGCTGCCCGTCGGCGGTCAACAGGAATTCCGGCGCATTGCCGGTATCGAGCGTCGCCTCTCCGGTTATGACGTAGGGATCGTCCGTCGGGCCGATCTCCATCCTGTATTCGGGAATGCGGATGCGTTCGTTGGTGAGCTCGAAACGGCCCTTGACGCGCGGCGGCTGCTCGTTCTTGTTGGCGGACTTGGCCATATTGCGGTTTTCGATCGCCGCCGAAAGCTGGCCCTGATAGTTCGGTTTGCTGTCGACGAGCTTCAGTTCTCCGTCGAGATCGATGCTGACGGGGTGCTTGTCCGGCGAAAGTTTCGTGCGCATGCGCAGCACGCCCTTCTCGTCCGGCTGGCTGCTGGAAATCGAAAATTTGCCGTGGTCGCCGTCGAGCGCCGCATCGCCCTCGATCCGCCAGGGGCCGGCCAGCGACTTGGCCGACATTTCCGCATTGAGGCCGGTGATGCGGCGCGAGCGGCCCGACTGATCGTCGATGAACTCGACTTCGCCGCCATTGACATGCACGTTTTCGAGAACGACGGTTTTTGCCGGTATTTCCGCGCGGCTGCCGTGCGTCCAGTCGAGCGTGCCGTCCTTGAGCAATCTCAGGCGCACCTTCGGATTGACGACGCGCATGTCGAAGATCAGCGCCTCACCCGAGAGGAAGGGCGCGAGCTCCGCATCCATGGAGAACTGCTCGACCTTGACGATCGGCGTGCCGTCCGCTTCCTGGCCGACGCGCACGTCATGCAGCGTCACCGACGGAAACGGCAGCAGGCGTGCATCCACTGTGCCGTAGACGGTGACTTTCTTGCCGATGATGCGGCTCGCCTGATCCTCAAAATTCTTGCGGAAATCCGTCCAGTCGATGAATAGCGGCGCAAGCAGCGCCATAAACAGCACTACGACGATCACTCCCCCCAGAAAGACGAGGAACCGGCCTACCAATGCAAGGAGTCTCCATTCGGGATTTTGTTGCCGACACTAGCGCATGATGTCGAAAAGTGTGCGCGGCTTTCGGACGACATCATGCTCTAACTCTTTAATTGAGAACAGGATTCGGACTTATGCCCGATCGGCATAAATCCAAATCCTGTTCTAGCGCTATTCATGCCGGGAGCAAGGCCCAAGTTCACGAGAATATTCCGCGCTTTCAGCCATGGTGGAAAATCTTGCCGGGATTGAAGATATCGTCCGGATCGAGCGCCTGTTTCACCTGTCGCATCAGATCCACGGCGCCCCCGAGCTCCTGTTCCAGAAACGCCATCTTGCCTTGCCCGATCCCGTGTTCGCCAGTGCATGTCCCGTCCATGTCGAGCGCCCGCCGGTTGAGCCGCTGCACGAAGCTCTCGGCCATGGCGATGTCTTCCGCGCTTTTGTCGTCGAACAACAGCAGCACATGGAAGTTCCCGTCGCCGGCATGGCCGACGATCGGTCCCAGCAACCCGTGCTCCTCGATATCCGCCTGCGTTTGCGAAACACAATCGGCAAGCCTCGAGATCGGAACACACACATCGGTCGAAAGTGCGGCAAGCCCGGGCGCCAGCGCCCTTGCAGCCCAATAGGCATCGTGGCGTGCCTTCCAGAGCCTCGTCCGCTCCTCGGCGTTGGCGGTCCAGAGGAATTCGCCCCCGCCGCACTCCGCGGCGATCTCGCCAAAGGCTGCCGATTGCAGCGGCACCGTCTCGTCGGTGCCGTGGAATTCGAGGAAGAGCGTTGGGCTTTCGGCGTAGGAAAGTTTGGAATAGGCATTGCAAGCCCGCATCTGCACCGTATCGAGCAGCTCGATGCGCGCCACCGGAATGCCCATCTGGATCGTCATGATGACGGCATCGCAAGCGGCCTTGATGCTGGGAAAGGCGCAGGCCCCGCCGGCGATCTTCTGCGGGATCGCCTGCAGGCGCAGCGTCACCGAGGTCAGAACGCCAAGCGTGCCCTCGGCGCCGACGAAGAGCCGCGTCAGATCGTAGCCGGCCGAGGATTTGCGGGCACGCCGGGCGGTGCGGATCTCCTCGCCATTGGCCGTGACGGCGGTAACGGCAAGCACATTGTCCTTCATCGTCCCGTAGCGCACAGCATTGGTGCCGGAAGCCCGCGTCGAGGCCATGCCGCCGATCGAAGCATTGGCGCCGGGGTCGATCGGGAAGAACAGGCCGGTATCGCGCAGATGGATGTTCAGCGCCTCGCGCGTCACACCCGGCTCGACGGTGCAGTCGAGATCCTCGGGATTGACCTCGAGCACCCGGTTCATGCGGCTGAAATCGATCGAAATACCACCATTGGCGGCATTGACCTGGCCCTCCAGCGAGGTGCCGACACCGAAGCCGATCACCGGCACCTTGTGGGCAGCACAGACCTTGACCGCAGCCTTCACGTCCTCGGCGCCCTCGGCAAACAGCACGCCGTCCGGCAACTGCGGCGGGATGTAAGTGGTCGTGTGGGCATGCTGTTCACGGAAGGACTGACCGGTCTGGAAGCGCTCGCCGAAGCTCTGTTTGAGGATGCCGAGCACGGCTGATATCCCCGCCTCGTTGCGTATGCCGGCCTTCGCGTCCTTGAGCGCCATCCCTTTGATCTCCCTGCCATTCCGCAGAAACCATATCGTGTTTCGCTGGGTATGCGGCAAGTCAAAGCGGCTGTCCAGTTAAGAATGGGGAAGATTTCATTCCCCTTTTGTTATACGCCGATGCGTCGTCTAAAGCGCCTCGCACTAAACTTGATTCATGCGACGCGCTTTAGCTCTTTGTTTTTATGCATGTCGTTATCCCGGAACCGCTGCACACTTCCGGGCGACATGCATTAGACGATCGGTGGATTGAGCCGCGCAAAACCTTCCTGCCGCCGATAGGGGAAATAGGGATAGGGAGCCGTCACGGCGCTGACGGCGTCGAGCCTCTCGATCTCATCCTTCGACAGGCCCCAGCCGACCGCGCCGAGGTTCTGCCTGAGCTGCTCCTCGTTGCGGGCGCCGATGATGACGCTCGACACCGTCGGGCGGTTAAGCAGCCAGTTGATGGCGATCTGCGGCACCGTCCGGCCGGTCTCGGCTGCGATGGCGTCCAGCACCTCGACAATGTCGAACAGCTTCTCATCGTCGACAGGCGGGCCATATTGCGCCGTTTCGTGCAACCGGCTCGCCTCAGGCAGCGGCTGGCCACGGCGGATCTTGCCGGTCAGCCGTCCCCAGGCAAGCGGGCTCCAGACGAGCGCACCCACACCCTGGTCGGCGCCAAGCGGCATCAGCTCCCATTCGTAATCGCGCCCCGCCAGCGAATAATAGACCTGATGGGCGACATAACGCGGGTGGCCATGGCGCTCGGCCGCGGCCAACGACTTCATCAGCTCCCAGCCGGCAAAATTGGAAACGCCGGTATAGCGGATCTTGCCCGCCGCAACGAGCCCGTCGAGCGTCGACAGCACTTCGTCCACCGGCGTCGAGGCATCGAAAGCGTGAAGCTGCAGAAGGTCGATATAGTCGGTCCCCAGCCGGCGCAAGGCAGCCTCGACGGCGCGGATCAGCCGCGCCCGCGACGTTCCCCAGTCCTGCGGCCCCTCGCCCATCGGCAGCGCCGTCTTCGTCGAGATCAGCACGTCACCGCGACGGCCGCGGATCGCCTGACCGAGCACTTCTTCGGACGCGCCGCCGGAATAGACGTCGGCCGTGTCGAACAGATTGACGCCCGCTTCAAGACAGATGTCAACCAGCCGCCGCGCCTCTTCGGCATCGGTATTGCCCCAGGCGCCGAACAGCGGGCCACTGCCGCCGAATGTGCCGGCGCCGAAACTTAAAGCCGGCACCCTGAGGCCGGATGCGCCGAGATTTCTGTATTCCATGGATCTGTCTCCTTCGATTTCCCATGAGATAGACGTTGGTCACTTGGTGATATAGATTGCCTGCCGGCATTTCATCTATGACTTGAATTCATCATGGGCCGTCAGGACATCAACCGCTCCGGCGAAATGGAAGTTTTCGTCAGCGTCGTCGAGCGCGGCGGCTTTTCGGCTGCCGCAAGCAGCCGGCGCATGACACCGTCGGCCGTCAGCAAACTCGTCGCCCGGCTGGAGGCGCGCCTCGGCGCCCGCCTCGTCAACCGCTCGACCCGAAAGCTGCAACTGACACCGGAGGGCTGCGCTTTCTATGAGCGCGCCATCGCCATCCTGGCCGATATCGCCGAGGCCGAGCACCAGGCCTCGACGGGCGAAGAAACCGCCGGCCGCATCCGCATCAACACCAGCGGCTCCTTCGGCAATCATGTGCTCGCGCCGCTCGTGCCGGCCTTCATGGCGCTTCATCCCGCCGTGACGCTGGATATTTCTCATACCGACAGGATCGTCGATCTCATGGAGGAGCGTGCAGACGTCGCGATCCGCACCGGCCCGTTGAAAAGTTCCAGCCTGATCGCCCGCAAGCTCGGCGCCACCGGCAAGATCATCGTCGCGTCGCCGGATTACCTCAAGCGTCAAGGCGAACCGCGCACGGTCACCGATCTCCGCCGCCATTGCCGCATCGGTTTTTCCTATGCCCGCGCCGTCGAGGGCTGGCCGCTGCGCGAGGACGGCGAAACGGTAACGCTTCCGATCACCCCTGGCATCCAGGTCGGAGATGGCGAAGCCATGCGGCATCTCGCACTATCCGGCGCCGGCCTTGCTCGCCTTGCCGCCTTCACGG contains:
- a CDS encoding LysR family transcriptional regulator, producing MGRQDINRSGEMEVFVSVVERGGFSAAASSRRMTPSAVSKLVARLEARLGARLVNRSTRKLQLTPEGCAFYERAIAILADIAEAEHQASTGEETAGRIRINTSGSFGNHVLAPLVPAFMALHPAVTLDISHTDRIVDLMEERADVAIRTGPLKSSSLIARKLGATGKIIVASPDYLKRQGEPRTVTDLRRHCRIGFSYARAVEGWPLREDGETVTLPITPGIQVGDGEAMRHLALSGAGLARLAAFTVRADINAGRLVPVLEAANPGDIEEFYALYMGQGGPLPARLRALLDFLAGHVHL
- a CDS encoding aldo/keto reductase, which encodes MEYRNLGASGLRVPALSFGAGTFGGSGPLFGAWGNTDAEEARRLVDICLEAGVNLFDTADVYSGGASEEVLGQAIRGRRGDVLISTKTALPMGEGPQDWGTSRARLIRAVEAALRRLGTDYIDLLQLHAFDASTPVDEVLSTLDGLVAAGKIRYTGVSNFAGWELMKSLAAAERHGHPRYVAHQVYYSLAGRDYEWELMPLGADQGVGALVWSPLAWGRLTGKIRRGQPLPEASRLHETAQYGPPVDDEKLFDIVEVLDAIAAETGRTVPQIAINWLLNRPTVSSVIIGARNEEQLRQNLGAVGWGLSKDEIERLDAVSAVTAPYPYFPYRRQEGFARLNPPIV
- a CDS encoding FAD-linked oxidase C-terminal domain-containing protein translates to MALKDAKAGIRNEAGISAVLGILKQSFGERFQTGQSFREQHAHTTTYIPPQLPDGVLFAEGAEDVKAAVKVCAAHKVPVIGFGVGTSLEGQVNAANGGISIDFSRMNRVLEVNPEDLDCTVEPGVTREALNIHLRDTGLFFPIDPGANASIGGMASTRASGTNAVRYGTMKDNVLAVTAVTANGEEIRTARRARKSSAGYDLTRLFVGAEGTLGVLTSVTLRLQAIPQKIAGGACAFPSIKAACDAVIMTIQMGIPVARIELLDTVQMRACNAYSKLSYAESPTLFLEFHGTDETVPLQSAAFGEIAAECGGGEFLWTANAEERTRLWKARHDAYWAARALAPGLAALSTDVCVPISRLADCVSQTQADIEEHGLLGPIVGHAGDGNFHVLLLFDDKSAEDIAMAESFVQRLNRRALDMDGTCTGEHGIGQGKMAFLEQELGGAVDLMRQVKQALDPDDIFNPGKIFHHG